CGCGCGAAGTCGCCGCCCGGATCGGCATTCCGCATTACGTGCTGGATTACGAGAGCCGCTTCCGCGAATCCGTGATCGACACTTTCGCCGAAAGCTATGCCTCCGGCGAGACACCGGTGCCCTGCATCGAATGCAATCGCTCGATCAAGTTCCGCGATCTGTTGAAGACCGCGCGCGAGCTCGGCGCGTCGGCACTGGCCACCGGCCACTACGTCGCCTCTCGTCGTCTGGGCGACGGTTCGCGGGCGCTGGTATGCGCGGCCGATGCCGAGCGCGACCAGAGCTATTTCCTGTTCGCGACCACGCGCGAGCAGCTCGATTACTTGCGTTTTCCCCTGGGCGACATGACCAAGGCCGAGACGCGCGAGCTGGCGCGGCGCTTTGATCTTGCGGTCGCCGACAAGCACGACAGCCAGGACATCTGCTTCGTGCCGACCGGGCGCTACACCGACATCATCAGCCGGCTCAGGCCGAATGCGGTCGAGCCCGGCGACATCGTCGATCTCGACGGTCGCGTCATCGGCGCGCACCAGGGCATCATTCATTTCACCGTGGGCCAGCGCAAGGGATTGGGCATTGCCGCCGGCAGCCCGCTTTACGTCGTGAAGCTCGATGCGGCGACCCGCCGCGTCGTGGTCGGCCCGCGCGAAGCGCTGCGCACCGACCGCATCGTGCTGCGCGACGTCAACTGGATCGGCGACGGTCCGCTCGATCGCGCCGTGGCTGGCGGGCTGGAGATTTTCGTGCGGGTGCGTTCGACCCGTGCGCCGCAGCCGGCGTGGCTGCGCGGCGGCGACGGTCACTACGAGGTCGAGCTGGTCGCGGGCGAAGAGGGCGTTTCTCCGGGCCAGGCCTGCGTGTTCTACGATGCGCCGACAGGGCAGGCGCGCGTGCTCGGCGGCGGGTTCATTCAGGCGGCGATCGCAAAGGCTGCGACGGGCGCGGCAATTCGGCCGCTCGAGGCGATGCGCGGATAGCAGCTTCAGGGGCAGGGGGAAATGGCTGCGGACATCGACCGCGAGGGGGTCGAAAAGGCCTATGGGCGCTGGGCGCCGGTCTACGATCTGGTGTTCGGCAAGGTGTTCGATCAGGGCCGGCAGTCCACCATCGTGGAGGCCGATCGGATCGGCGGCCGCATCCTCGATGTCGGCGTCGGCACCGGGCTTTCGCTCTCCGACTATTCGCGCTCGACCAGGCTGTGCGGCGTCGACATTTCCGAGCCGATGCTGCGGCGGGCGCAGCAGCGCGTACGCGCGCTCGGCCTCACCAATGTCGAGGTGCTCGCGGTGATGGACGCCAAGCACCTGGCATTCGCGGATGCCTCCTTCGATGCGGTGGTGGCGCAATATGTCATCACCGCCGTGCCCGACCCGGAAGCGACGCTGGATGATTTCATGCGCGTGCTCAAACCTGGCGGCGAGCTGATCCTGGTCAATCACATCGGCGCCGAGAGCGGCCCGCGCCGCATCTTTGAACTGGCGTTCGCACCGCTGGCGCGGCGGCTGGGCTGGCGGCCCGAGTTCCCCTGGGTGCGGCTGGCCAACTGGGCCGCAAGGCATGGCGGCGTGAGCCTCGCTGAACGGCGCCCGATGCCGCCGATGGGGCATTTCTCGCTGATTCGCTACCGCAAGATGTGATCTGCGGAAGGCGGCACACATCGCATGCCGGCGGAACTTTCGCGGCATCGATTTGTTTTCGCTGCATGCGGATCACATGCACTCTTCTACTCTGTGCGCTGTCCGCGGCCGGCATTGACGCCGCCGCGGCGCAGGCGCCTCCCGTGGCGGCAACGCCGCCTGCCGCCACGGCACCCCCCGGACCGCAGGCTGCGAGCGACTGTGCCCCGACCAAGCCGGTGCCGTCGCGTGGAACGGTGGTTCCGGAAGGCACCACCACGGGCCAGGCCAGCGAGCCGCTCGGCGACCGGCTGGCGAAGTCGAACGGCGTGCTTTGCCCGCCGCCCGGTATCGACCCGGAAATGCGCGCGCCCGCGCCGGATGCCGGCAATACGCCGGTGATCCCGCCGCCCGGAAGCCCTGGGGGCGATCCCAACCTGCGGCCAAAATAAGCCAAGGATTTGGGCACTTTGCTTGACAGCGCGTCGGGTGCTTTCTTATATGCCGCCCGTTCGCGGATGCAGCAGCCCGTCTCCAATATAGAGACATCCGGCCCTGCAGCCCGACGCCGTGGCGGGGTAGCTCAGCTGGTTAGAGCACGGGAATCATAATCCTGGGGTCGGGGGTTCGAGTCCCTCCCCCGCTACCAAATCTGCAATTTTGTTTGCGGTCTTGCGATTTTCTACGATCCCGCACGGCTGGCAGTAAAGCGGCTGATCGCGGCACCGACGTCGCTTATGTCGACTACATGGCTCGGTGCGATTTAACGCATTGGCGCCGAGCTAAATCTTATTTCTCATCCACATCCCTCCAGGCGATACCATCTGGAGCCTCACCGATCAGCCAGAACATCTTTTTGCTCAGGCGGTTTGCGACCAATTGAGCGAGATCGATGAAGCTATAGACAGCGTCTGCGAAGAGATATTCGGGTGTTTGTTCTTTGACGATATCGGTCCCCAAAAGACCGATCGCTCCCCGCTGTCGATGACGAAGCCGTGGTCCTTGTAATGATTGACCAGATGGCTTGCCACCTCAGCGGCCGTTTTGCCTGATTGTATCTGCCGATGTCAGAGCAGCCGCTCCGCGTATTGCGCGGCGCTCTCACCCACGCGCTCATAATAGCCAAGTCTGCGGATGGAAATCTGATCAATCAGGTACTTTGCCAGCACGTCTGACGATCCTGGATATTTCTCAGCCAGCTCGGCTATGTGCCTGAGGGCATTTCCTAGAGCGAGCGCTGGCAGTCCGGAAATTTGCGGGTCTATTGGGCCGAGCTGGCTCATCATGCCCATGTGGATTTCATCAGCGCCCAAGCAAATCAGCGTGGCGGCGGATTTTGCTCGGCGCGGAACAGCCACGACGAACTTGTTTGCCGATAGTCTCTTCAGCGTTTTGCTAATCAGATACGCGGGTTCGATCTGGCCGCCCGGACTGTCGATTACCAGAAGTATATCTTTGCCGGTCAATTCTCTCGCGGCTGAATAAAGTCGATCCGTGTGATAGCTAGTAATGGCGTCGTCATCAAAGAGAAAGAGAATTGCGTAATTCTTGAGACTATCCGAGTGCTTGGCGACTATTTTGTCCAGCTCCTTCTTGAGCGCCTTCTTGAAGGCTTCAAGGTCCTTGGTCCGAAGCGCTGCGCTCCAGCTTATTTCGGGCTCCGCTTTTCCCTCACTTTCTGAAACGTCCCCAATTCCCGCAGCCACTTCGTCCGGCGTCTTGGGCCCCTCTACAGGCGTTTCGTTGCTCTGGCTCGGTTTTTTTGCCATGGTTCCCCCCCCCCCCCGATTGGGGGTTGATCCAAACGCAACCGTTGCGGGAAATCAATGGGTAGACACACGGAATCCGGTGGAGGGGTTTGTGGACCCGGCGAAATCAGCAATCTTGGTTCGTGCCCTTCGGGTAGCCCCCTGTGGGGCGGCGGCGTCCCGATCGGCGAGGACTTCGGCCAACTCCTCTATTCTCCTTGAACCGCTGAACCCGCTTGGGGGTGCAGTTCGATCACGTCTGTCTGACTCTCGGCAGTGGCAAGCTCGGCCTCGATCCTCGCGAGTTGCGCCCGAAGTGGACTTAGCGACGCTGCCGCCTGCCTCGCGCCGTCGTTGCACGCGCCCGACTCCTTGTGGACGCTGCACTGAACGCGCAGGCCATTGGCGTGCGATTGCGTAGCGAAGCCTAAAACGAAAACCGCTGTGTAACTAAGTCCCACTCAAACCTAGATCAGCGGGCAATTCTGGTCTCCGTTCGCCCAAGCCATAACCAGGCCTTTGTACCGTTCACTGGCTAGCGTATTGCCAGAACGGGCGATCAACTTCGACCCTGTCGCGATCTTTTCGACGCGGACGGATAGATAGTAGTTTCTGACGCCCAAATTGATAAGTGAGAGTGTTACTTCACCATAGCCAAGCTCGGAATACAGGTCCGAGTCCACGGCCATGGATGCATATGCGCTCATGTTCCCTGCGAAGCACCGCTTGGCGGTTGTGGAGACACGTCGATAAATTTCTTGGTAATTCTCTGAGTATGTTTGAATCGCGGGTGTCGTCTTCGCTTCAAGGTCGGTCGGTGTAGTAGAACAGGCGCCTAGCATTAGCGCAGCCGCACAGGCGACCACGCTCCAGAGTTTTAGCATTTCAAAATCCCCAGCCCTACGAGTAAAGATATACAATCCCAACTCAAGGCTGTAGGCAACTCAGATTCGCCTTTCTGACCTGATTCCGCCGGTTGCGCGCGATGGCAGCGGCCGAGCGGCTCAGCCATTGCCTCTGTTTGCGTTCTTGCGATTTCCTACGATCCCGCACGGCTGGGAGCAAAGCGGCTGATCGCGCAAGCGCCATTCTGACACGCTGGATCAGCGGCTGTTGCGACCGACGGGGCCGCTTTTGTCGACGCCGCGCGACCGCGTCTTGGCAACTGAGATGAACTGCCTGCGCGTGTGCTTTGCGTCGGGCGGATCAACGCTCGACGCCACACTTGCTGGAAGCCCACGGCGCCAAAGCCATTGCGGAATCTGTCCAGAACGCAATCGCGGCGCGATCCCGGTTTTCCCGCTGCTACAGCGCTGGAGCGCGATGACCTATCTTGGAATCGTCATCTCGCTCCAGTCTTTTGTTTGCGCGTAATCTCTTCCGA
This genomic interval from Bradyrhizobium sp. NP1 contains the following:
- the mnmA gene encoding tRNA 2-thiouridine(34) synthase MnmA, encoding MTDTTRNSLDLEGRPQDTRVVVAMSGGVDSSTTAALLKAEGYDVVGITLQLYDHGAATHRKGACCAGQDIHDAREVAARIGIPHYVLDYESRFRESVIDTFAESYASGETPVPCIECNRSIKFRDLLKTARELGASALATGHYVASRRLGDGSRALVCAADAERDQSYFLFATTREQLDYLRFPLGDMTKAETRELARRFDLAVADKHDSQDICFVPTGRYTDIISRLRPNAVEPGDIVDLDGRVIGAHQGIIHFTVGQRKGLGIAAGSPLYVVKLDAATRRVVVGPREALRTDRIVLRDVNWIGDGPLDRAVAGGLEIFVRVRSTRAPQPAWLRGGDGHYEVELVAGEEGVSPGQACVFYDAPTGQARVLGGGFIQAAIAKAATGAAIRPLEAMRG
- a CDS encoding ATP-dependent Clp protease proteolytic subunit codes for the protein MAKKPSQSNETPVEGPKTPDEVAAGIGDVSESEGKAEPEISWSAALRTKDLEAFKKALKKELDKIVAKHSDSLKNYAILFLFDDDAITSYHTDRLYSAARELTGKDILLVIDSPGGQIEPAYLISKTLKRLSANKFVVAVPRRAKSAATLICLGADEIHMGMMSQLGPIDPQISGLPALALGNALRHIAELAEKYPGSSDVLAKYLIDQISIRRLGYYERVGESAAQYAERLL
- a CDS encoding class I SAM-dependent methyltransferase codes for the protein MAADIDREGVEKAYGRWAPVYDLVFGKVFDQGRQSTIVEADRIGGRILDVGVGTGLSLSDYSRSTRLCGVDISEPMLRRAQQRVRALGLTNVEVLAVMDAKHLAFADASFDAVVAQYVITAVPDPEATLDDFMRVLKPGGELILVNHIGAESGPRRIFELAFAPLARRLGWRPEFPWVRLANWAARHGGVSLAERRPMPPMGHFSLIRYRKM